Proteins from a single region of Argiope bruennichi chromosome 6, qqArgBrue1.1, whole genome shotgun sequence:
- the LOC129972580 gene encoding uncharacterized protein LOC129972580, whose amino-acid sequence MLRKIFVAVLVTMIISSCMFRSVEAGHKLKMKKLVKALLLANALTGKKILFPLPLPLPIPVFQEHIKHIPYEQMDYGGGYDMGGGYGGGMGGYGGGMGGGGGYGGGMGGGFGGGMGGGYGGGMGGGYGGGMGGGYGGGMGGGGGYGNMKGGGY is encoded by the exons ATGCTGCGAAAAATCTTCGTCGCCGTACTCGTCACGATGATAATCAGTTCCTGCATGTTCCGTTCAGTTGAAGCTGGCCacaaattgaaaatgaagaagCTCGTCAAGGCGCTTCTGCTCGCTAACGCTTTGACAGGGAAGAAAATTCTATTTCCTTTACCTCTTCCACTGCCTATCCCAGTTTTCCAGGAGCACATAAAACACATTCCCTACGA gCAAATGGACTACGGAGGTGGCTATGACATGGGAGGTGGATATGGAGGCGGAATGGGAGGTTACGGTGGTGGCATGGGAGGAGGAGGAGGATACGGCGGCGGAATGGGAGGAGGATTCGGAGGTGGCATGGGAGGTGGATACGGAGGTGGCATGGGAGGAGGATACGGAGGTGGCATGGGAGGAGGATACGGAGGTGGTATGGGAGGAGGGGGAGGCTATGGGAATATGAAAGGAGGTGGATATTGA